A genomic segment from Perca flavescens isolate YP-PL-M2 chromosome 13, PFLA_1.0, whole genome shotgun sequence encodes:
- the LOC114566905 gene encoding multidrug and toxin extrusion protein 1 produces MIWNEKSMEDLATKNTCGGVNGHSKTDESPSAAARSVDSCCGSCMKRIKLWLPVDYKNETVQFLKLVGPMLISQLMSFLIGFVSMVFCGHLGKTELAGVALAIAVINVTGISIGSGLASACDTLISQTYGSGNLKRVGVILQRGVLILLLACFPCWAVLINTQPILLAVRQSAEVARLSQLYVKIFMPALPAAFMYQLQGRYLQNQGIMWPQVISGAMGNVLNLMINYIFLNLLDLGVAGSAAANTISQYALAVFLFVYICSRGLQKATWDGWSKDCLQEWGPFLHLAIPSMLMYCLEWWLYEIAGFLAGIISEVELGAQSIVYELAVIASMFSMGCSVAASVRVGNALGAGNTEQAKLSSKVSLICAFIVSCFIGVCLGVSKDVVGYIFTTEKDIIQRVADVMKIYCFIHVAEAIAAVTGGIVRGAGKPMVGAVCSLVGFYFIGFPIGVSLMFPVKMGIVGLWSGFFICVLVQFTFFIVFLYKLNWTKVTEEAQIRAGVHITERNEIFGIENKALDSGEKEVHIVTSISTSLSPMEGKLEVLGAGQQTSDDVVLSVRQLVVRRGLAVLLMVIILAAGVFISELLIRLLE; encoded by the exons TATGGAAGATTTAGCTACAAAAAACACATGTGGAGGAGTAAATGGACACTCCAAAACAGACGAATCACCTTCTGCTGCTGCTCGCAGTGTTGACTCATGCTGCGGATCCTGCATGAAAAGAATCAAGCTCTGGTTACCTGTGGACTACAAGAATGAAACTGTTCAGTTTTTAAAACTGGTGGGACCCATG TTGATTTCACAGTTGATGAGCTTCCTGATCGGCTTCGTCAGCATGGTGTTCTGCGGTCACCTGGGGAAAACAGAGCTGGCGGGGGTGGCGTTAGCGATAGCC GTAATAAATGTCACAGGTATTTCCATTGGCTCTGGTTTGGCATCAGCATGTGATACTCTCATATCTCAG ACTTATGGGAGTGGTAACCTAAAGCGTGTAGGAGTGATACTCCAAAGGGGAGTTTTGATTCTGCTCTTAGCCTGTTTCCCCTGCTGGGCCGTCCTCATTAACACTCAGCCTATTCTGCTGGCTGTCAGGCAGAGCGCAGAGGTTGCCAG ACTTTCCCAGCTGTATGTGAAGATTTTTATGCCCGCTCTGCCA GCTGCCTTCATGTACCAGCTGCAGGGGAGGTATCTTCAGAATCAG GGCATCATGTGGCCCCAGGTGATATCTGGAGCCATGGGGAATGTTTTAAATCTAATGATAAACTACATCTTCCTCAACCTTCTGGATCTGGGGGTCGC TGGATCTGCAGCTGCCAATACCATCTCACAGTATGCTttggctgtgtttttgtttgtgtacaTCTGCTCCAGGGGACTGCAAAAAGCTACATGGGATG GCTGGTCAAAGGACTGCCTGCAGGAGTGGGGTCCTTTCCTCCACCTGGCCATCCCCAGCATGCTGATGTATTGTCTGGAGTGGTGGCTGTATGAGATCGCAGGGTTCCTGGCAGGCATCATCAGTGAGGTTGAGTTGGGAGCGCAGTCTATAGTTTATGAACTGGCTGTTATCGCTTCCATG TTTTCAATGGGTTGCTCTGTGGCTGCCAGTGTTCGGGTTGGAAATGCTCTTGGTGCTGGGAACACAGAGCAAGCCAAGCTATCCAGCAAGGTCTCCCTCATCTGTGCAT TTATTGTCTCATGTTTCATCGGAGTTTGTCTTGGTGTGTCTAAGGATGTGGTTGGTTACATTTTCACCACAGAGAA AGACATTATTCAGAGGGTTGCTGATGTCATGAAGATTTACTGTTTCATCCATGTCGCTGAGGCCATTGCG GCTGTGACAGGAGGTATTGTCAGGGGAGCAGGGAAGCCAATGGTTGGTGCTGTGTGCAGCTTGGTGGGTTTCTACTTCATTGGGTTCCCCATTGGAGTGTCTTTGATGTTCCCTGTCAAAATGGGCATTGTGG GGTTGTGGTCTGGGTTTTTCATTTGTGTTTTGGTACAGTTCACATTTTTTATAGTTTTCCTGTATAAACTAAACTGGACAAAAGTCACTGAAGAG GCGCAGATAAGGGCGGGAGTCCACATTACAGAGAGGAACGAGATCTTTGGGATAGAAAACAAAG CCCTGGATTCTGGTGAGAAAGAGGTTCACATTGTGACCAGTATATCCACTTCTTTGAGTCCAATGGAGGGGAAGCTGGAAGTGCTCGGTGCAGGTCAGCAGACATCAGATGACGTGGTTCTGTCAGTCAGGCAGCTGGTGGTACGACGGGGCCTTGCTGTGCTGCTCATGGTCATCATCCTCGCTGCTGGAGTCTTCATCAGCGAGCTGCTCATCAGACTGCTAGAATGA